The Ovis aries strain OAR_USU_Benz2616 breed Rambouillet chromosome 6, ARS-UI_Ramb_v3.0, whole genome shotgun sequence genome includes a window with the following:
- the GK2 gene encoding glycerol kinase 2 yields MAAPKTAAGGPLVGAVVQGTDYSNFVVFNSKTSEVLSHHRVGLTQEFPKEGWIEQDPKQILQSVNECIEKTCEKLQELNIDISNIKAIGVSNQRETTVVWDKLTGEPLYNAVMWLDVRTQSTVETLSKKIPGNNNFVKSKTGLPLSTYFSAVKLRWILDNVRKAQKAVEEGRALFGTIDSWLIWSLTGGVDGGIHCTDVTNASRTMLFNIHSLEWDKELCDFFEIPMDILPNIWSSSEIYGRMKTGALEGVPISGCLGDQSAALVGQMCFQEGQAKNTYGTGCFLLYNTGHKCVFSECGLLTTVAYKLGKNKPVFYALEGSVAIGGAVVHWLRDNLGIIKTSEESEKLAKEAGTSYGCYFIPAFSGLYAPYWEPTARGIICGLTQFTNKSHIAFAALEAICFQTREILDAMNRDCGIPLSHLQVDGEMTSNKVLMQLQADILHIPVIKASMPETMALGAAMAAGAAEGVNVWSLKPEDLSTIIMERFEPQIKATESEIRYSTWKKAVMKSMGWVTGQPSESSESNNFSSLPLGFFIVTSMIMLIGARYISSIFS; encoded by the coding sequence ATGGCAGCTCCGAAGACAGCAGCTGGGGGGCCGTTGGTGGGGGCAGTGGTCCAGGGTACGGACTACTCTAATTTTGTGGTtttcaattcaaaaacatcagaagTACTTAGTCACCATCGAGTGGGATTAACCCAAGAGTTCCCAAAAGAAGGATGGATAGAACAAGACCCTAAGCAAATTCTTCAGTCTGTTAATGAATGTATAGAGAAAACATGTGAGAAACTTCAAGAACTGAATATCGATATATCCAACATAAAGGCTATTGGTGTCAGCAATCAAAGGGAAACCACTGTGGTCTGGGACAAATTAACCGGTGAGCCACTCTATAATGCTGTGATGTGGCTTGATGTAAGAACCCAGTCTACTGTTGAGACTCTTAGTaaaaaaattccaggaaataATAACTTCGTCAAGTCCAAGACAGGTCTTCCACTCAGCACTTACTTCAGCGCAGTGAAACTTCGTTGGATTCTTGACAATGTGAGAAAAGCTCAAAAGGCTGTTGAAGAAGGCAGAGCTCTTTTCGGTACTATTGATTCATGGCTTATCTGGAGTCTGACGGGAGGAGTTGATGGAGGTATCCATTGCACAGATGTAACAAATGCCAGTAGGACGATGCTATTCAACATCCATTCTTTAGAGTGGGATAAAGAGCTGTGTGATTTTTTTGAAATTCCAATGGACATTCTTCCAAATATCTGGAGTTCTTCTGAGATCTATGGGCGAATGAAAACTGGGGCCCTGGAAGGTGTGCCAATATCTGGATGCTTGGGGGACCAGTCTGCTGCATTAGTAGGACAAATGTGCTTCCAGGAAGGACAAGCCAAAAACACATATGGGACAGGCTGCTTCTTACTATATAATACAGGTCATAAATgtgtgttttctgaatgtggcCTCCTGACCACAGTGGCTTACAAGCTAGGCAAAAACAAGCCCGTTTTTTATGCACTGGAAGGTTCTGTGGCCATAGGCGGTGCTGTTGTTCACTGGCTGAGAGACAATCTTGGAATTATAAAAACctcagaagaaagtgaaaaacttgcTAAAGAAGCAGGTACTTCTTATGGCTGCTACTTCATCCCAGCCTTTTCAGGGTTATATGCACCTTATTGGGAGCCCACTGCAAGAGGGATCATCTGTGGGCTCACTCAGTTCACCAATAAGAGTCATATTGCTTTTGCCGCATTGGAAGCTATTTGTTTCCAAACCCGAGAGATTCTGGATGCCATGAACCGTGACTGTGGAATTCCACTCAGTCATTTGCAGGTGGATGGAGAAATGACAAGCAACAAAGTTCTTATGCAACTACAAGCAGACATTCTGCATATTCCAGTAATAAAAGCCTCCATGCCTGAAACAATGGCCCTGGGAGCTGCCATGGCAGCCGGAGCTGCAGAAGGGGTGAACGTCTGGAGCCTTAAGCCTGAGGATTTGTCAACCATCATCATGGAACGGTTTGAACCACAGATCAAAGCCACAGAAAGTGAAATTCGTTATTCTACATGGAAGAAAGCTGTGATGAAGTCAATGGGTTGGGTTACAGGTCAGCCTTCTGAAAGTAGTGAATCTAATAACTTCTCTAGTCTGCCGTTGGGTTTTTTTATAGTGACTAGCATGATAATGTTAATTGGAGCAAGATATATCTCAAGTATATTTTCATAA